A genomic region of Astyanax mexicanus isolate ESR-SI-001 unplaced genomic scaffold, AstMex3_surface scaffold_35, whole genome shotgun sequence contains the following coding sequences:
- the LOC125790239 gene encoding myb-related transcription factor, partner of profilin-like, translating to MSDSPFILIGMMEERKAKKRNFGDCEVEILVSEVEARKDVLFGGIKFVEWQHVAAAVNNVSSTSQTIAEVKKKWSDLKVDAKKQIALHRKKLTATGGGKATPAPSLFHERMASRIGEPLLSGVVSEKEGDTDLADEPCTEEPDGTVDVESGHEAEDCQPGPSGISGAAHASSGVSSAAHASSSVSSAAHASSGVSGAPRVSFHGRVLTEAVLQTQVNTNAAIERLTTEMREIKGVLSEMSSTLK from the exons atgagtGATTCCCCATTCATTCTGATCGGGATGATGGAGGAACGCAAAGCAAAGAAGCGAAATTTTGGAGATTGTGAAGTGGAAATCCTTGTTTCAGAGGTTGAGGCAAGGAAGGATGTGTTGTTTGGTGGCATTAAGTTTGTTGAGTGGCAGCATGTGGCTGCAGCAGTAAACAATGTAAGCTCCACAAGCCAAACTATTGCAGAGGTAAAGAAAAAGTGGTCAGATTTAAAAGTCGACGCAAAGAAGCAAATTGCTTTGCACAGAAAAAAATTAACTGCAACTGGAGGAGGAAAGGCTACACCTGCACCGTCTCTTTTTCACGAGAGGATGGCTTCAAGAATTGGGGAACCCCTGTTAAGCGGAGTGGTGAGTGAGAAGGAGGGTGACACGGACTTAGCTGATGAACCCTGCACAGAAGAACCAG atgGGACTGTGGATGTTGAGAGTGGCCATGAAGCGGAGGACTGCCAACCCGGCCCCAGCGGCATCTCCGGTGCCGCTCATGCCTCCAGCGGAGTCTCCAGTGCTGCTCATGCCTCCAGTAGTGTCTCCAGTGCCGCTCATGCCTCCAGTGGTGTCTCCGGTGCCCCACGTGTCTCCTTCCATGGTCGTGTTCTTACTGAAGCTGTGCTGCAAACACAAGTCAACACAAATGCAGCAATTGAAAGGCTAACAACTGAGATGAGAGAAATAAAGGGGGTACTATCAGAAATGTCAAGCACATTAAAATAA